gttttcttgtctttccaTAGGAATTCAAGCTCTAGGGAAACTGGAGGATTCTAGTAGTAGATTATTTTTGTGAAGCTTTGTAAATATAGTAGATTTAGTTGTTTCTTTTGGAACAAGTTTGTTGCGTTGTGACAGACCAAGATTCTTTAGTTTTTGGAGTATAAATAGCAGACATCAGGACTTGGAAAGATATTCATCAATCCATAAGACTTTTCTCGGCTCAGCATACGTCAAAACCCTAGGAGTAGGAGTAGAGTAGTTTCCGACGACTTCTTCGTTGAACAGGGTTGCATCGCTTTGATATCCGGTTTGCTCGTCAACATCATCTTACTAGATTCTCTAGGCTTTAATTACAGGGCTATCATGTAGTTTCATCTAGTTTATCTACTAAGTCATCCGATCTCTTTTAATTTGAACAAGACCACCGTTGCTTCAAACCCTTGTTAATTTTAATTGAGTTCATCAGTTATTGATTTCTTTTAAATACTCATAAGGCTGCATCGTCCGATCTCTTATTTGTATTTAATAGATTTTGCAATTTATCCCGATAGTAGATCTATTGGCTGCTCTAATCTCTTATTTGTATTTAATAGATTTTGCAATTTATCTCGATAGTAGATCTATCGGCTGCTCTAGTCCTTTTTCTTCCAGCACTCCGATGGCCGATAGTGTTTATGATCTTTGTTATTCAAACTTTGTTCTTAGTTAACCTTATAGGTCGGTTCATTTAATTTGGTCTCACTGTATCAGACTGTCTCGGTTAGATCCAATCTTTAAATAGTCGCATTAGTTTAAATCTTAATGGTTTGGTTTGTTTTGCTACAACTTGGATAATGGCTGTTCTAGTCGATCAGGGATGCAAGCCAAGAATAAATTCAATTATAATTTGATTTATCGGCAAGCTTTGTTTTATTTATCGCCCTGGCTGTGAGCCGCTGTCTCGGTTGGGTCCGTTCCGACTAGTGGTGATGATAAGTTGAATTTAATCCACTAGATGCGTTTCTTCATGGTTAGATTTAGTCATGATTCCACCCATTGACCATGAATCGGCTTCTCAGCTGATAGCTCTAATGACCTATCGGACTTCTCTTCTCGGCCGATGCCCTTTTTCTTGGAACTCTTCAAAATATCAGCTGATGTGTTCTTTGTTGTTTACTGATTAAATTTCTCTTTCCTTATCAATTATAGGTCGACAGGACCTGCACTGGAGATAAACAGAGCTCCTAGACCTTAGCCTATCGTGCTCCGCAATACTTACCATCCCATTTTGCGGCAACGGAATGTATACTTCATACCGGATTAAGGCCCAGCACTTTCGTCATGCGTACCTTATACTAACTTTCAAAATCAAAATTTACACCATTAACCCGCGAACATTTTTGGCTGATTATTTTGGATACCATTTTTTAAACAAAAAGGGGAGAGCTGCACAAATATTGGCTGCACAAACAAACATTGGGTCTACATGGGCTGCGCGTCGGCCTGCTATCAAAATAAAGCCCACGAGATCCATCTTATATCATTCCAGGCGTGCTAACAAAAGAGGAAAGCTAGTCCGAAAAAAAGAACAGAACAGGAAAGCTTTGAACACCTTGATTCATTTCTTTCCTGTTTTGGGTTAACAATGGGCTTCCTCCATGGCTGGCTCCATTTACATCCGCCGGCTGGCTCCCATtccggcgctcctcctcgcACAGCATTAGCATCTCGCCGCCCGAAACCCTCGCGCTCTCTCCCTCCTCACGTTCGCACACCCAGGGGCGAAACCCTAGCTCAGATGGAGCCGAACACCTCCAGCTCCGCCGACGGGACCTCCCCTGCAAGCTCCGTGCATGCCCAGGGCCACCTCTCGCCGACCCCGTTGCTCCCAGAGCCGTCGCCCGGCCTCGCCTCTGCGTTTGGCTCCGGCTCCggaacgccggcggcggggccgcaGGGTTCCCTGTCCCTGTCTGTCCACGGGCACGCGACGCCGCCGCAGTCCCTGCCCTCGTCATCCTTCCCCTGGCTCGGCGCGGTCCATATGACTGCTGGAGACATCTCCGCCCAACCAGAAGCGCCGGCGGCTACCCATCTCCCGACGCTGCTCGTCAGCGGACAGCCGTGGGACGTGCTGGAGCAACCGTCGTCGTGGACAGCGCCGGGCATGCTGCCCGCGTCCGAGGGCGCCTTCTCCGGGTTCGCCGGCCAGTCGGCGTTGCTGGAGCAGATCGCGGCGTGGGCGCCGCAGAGCGAGATGCCGTTCGTCTCGACGCCGTCTGGCTCGGGCCTGCCGCCGCGGAGCGGCGACATCATCGGCGCCGGGTCCGCGCAGCCGCCGTCGGATTGCGAGctcgccccgctgccgccgagcctGCGCATACCTTCGCTGGAGGAGACGAACAAGTTGAGCACCTTTGGCGAGAGCATGCTTCCCTGGCACTACGGCAGCTCGTCCATGGACGTTGGCGGCGGCTCCATTTCCTCCATGCCGGATCTGACAACCGGAGCCATGAAAGCACCTCTGCTGCCGATGAAGCAGGTGCCCATCGACGCCGCTCGCCGTGAACCTGAGTTCATATCACCCATCGACCTTGACGGCGAGGACCTGCCCGTGCCGAACAACTCAACTTCCGGGGACCTCAGCAGTGCCAGGAGGCTCATTTATGCGAAGGAGATCATCAGCAAGGACAAGAAGTTGCAAGAGCTTATAAACACTGACCCTAAGAAGGCGAAGAGGTAATTGGAATTTCCGGCATCCTTTACTACATGTGGTCACCCGAGTGAATGAAGGCCGTTAACCATGGCTTAGATTATGGGACTAATCGATCTGTTCGTTTCCATGTAAATTTTGCAGGATTATAGCAGATCGGTTTTGTGCAGCAAAGAGAAAGGCCATCAAGGATATGCGCATCCTTGAGCTCGAGCGCCAGATTGAGATACTGCAGGGCCAGTATAACACTTTGTCTGCAGAATTGTCATTGCTGCAGGTTTGTTCTCTGCATGGGTCAACATGAGCATGCTATTTATTTGTCAAATGGAAATGCAAGTAATCGTGTTGTGTATTTGCTTGCTCGACTGCAGGGGCAATGCGCCGAGCTAAAGACAC
This genomic interval from Panicum virgatum strain AP13 chromosome 8K, P.virgatum_v5, whole genome shotgun sequence contains the following:
- the LOC120645640 gene encoding uncharacterized protein LOC120645640 yields the protein MEPNTSSSADGTSPASSVHAQGHLSPTPLLPEPSPGLASAFGSGSGTPAAGPQGSLSLSVHGHATPPQSLPSSSFPWLGAVHMTAGDISAQPEAPAATHLPTLLVSGQPWDVLEQPSSWTAPGMLPASEGAFSGFAGQSALLEQIAAWAPQSEMPFVSTPSGSGLPPRSGDIIGAGSAQPPSDCELAPLPPSLRIPSLEETNKLSTFGESMLPWHYGSSSMDVGGGSISSMPDLTTGAMKAPLLPMKQVPIDAARREPEFISPIDLDGEDLPVPNNSTSGDLSSARRLIYAKEIISKDKKLQELINTDPKKAKRIIADRFCAAKRKAIKDMRILELERQIEILQGQYNTLSAELSLLQGQCAELKTQRNELSMIMLELEHKVLLKDVPF